In one Bombyx mori chromosome 22, ASM3026992v2 genomic region, the following are encoded:
- the LOC101739754 gene encoding histone-lysine N-methyltransferase 2D isoform X1, which produces MSEIKYKNQILAAIDHLRARKSRPDANRICKFMLKCYKVQPKDTKADLKRCLKEKSIYKVDYKDNVSYRNAAKWRKKSKNNTMSAAIATSERRIITSAIATLIYQDQSYLENGIAFDDLIKAASDQESKYSKKQLENIVNKELSSGSLVKLPNGNLALGPADHDVDSSDSFRFESNADSNTKMTSSANSSCRSSPQRTRGRPKKRGGGVSGGHSNNTTRSTAVRVGERRKMAKKVFDPSDNNVPSKRKRGRPVGSLNKSTIKKRLMVAGHIKDDAPLSESQFSLDGSGDEIDQEDSLPHEESGGVCSVCLVQKPRGSNDRLVECRDCSNKAHISCLQSGSNILKPRPDNTWQCPHCKTCVICCETNDAGVLTVCSVCSDAYHALCHAPQIPDRLKAWDQWECNNCLESRPTVIGSPAIIPRSFDYSGQNSPNVDPFLKPHELDRAPSKLSMDTPIDPSIPDITHWNTDDVFEYFSKHHPEAAPILRDQEFDGQALSMACRADIVRGLGLPLGPALALYRIVVKLQTRKDDWTMCWG; this is translated from the exons ATGTcagaaataaagtataaaaatcaaatattggCAGCTATTGATCACTTGCGCGCCAGAAAGTCACGTCCAGATGCGAACAgaatttgtaaatttatgttGAAGTGCTATAAAGTACAACCAAAGGACACAAAAGCAGATCTAAAGCGCTGCCTTAAagagaaaagtatatataaagTAGATTATAAAGATAATGTGAGCTACAGGAACGCTGCTAAGTGGAGAAAGAAATCAAAAAACAACA ccATGTCTGCTGCAATTGCAACAAGTGAACGCCGAATTATAACATCGGCTATAGCAACACTTATCTACCAAGATCAAAGTTATTTAGAAAATGGAATTGCCTTTGATGACCTTATAAAAGCTGCTTCTGATCAGGAATCAAAGTACTCCAAAAAACAATTGGAGAATATTGTAAACAAAGAATTAAGCTCTGGTAGTTTAGTGAAATTACCAAATGGTAATTTAGCTTTGGGACCAGCAGACCATGATGTAGATAGCTCTGATAGTTTTAGATTTGAGAGTAATGCAGATTCCAATACGAAA atgaCGTCCTCAGCTAATTCTTCATGCAGATCATCTCCACAAAGAACTAGAGGACGGCCTAAAAAACGTGGTGGAGGTGTTTCTGGTGGGCATAGTAATAATACAACTCGCAGCACTGCAGTACGTGTAGGAGAACGACGAAAAATGgcaaaaaaagtatttgatCCATCAGATAACAATGTGCCGAGCAAAAGAAAAAGGGGTCGTCCTGTGGGGTCCTTGAACAAgagcacaataaaaaaaagattgatgGTGGCTGGACATATTAAGGATGATGCACCATTATCAGAAAGCCAATTTTCTTTGGATGGAAGTGGTGATGAAATAGACCAGGAAGATTCTTTGCCGCATGAAGAATCAGGTGGAGTTTGCTCAGTTTGCCTTGTACAAAAACCACGAGGATCAAATGATAGACTTGTTGAATGCCGTGATTGCAGCAACAAAGCTCATATAAGCTGTTTGCAATCAGGTTCCAATATTTTAAAACCAAGGCCTGACAACACATGGCAATGTCCTCATTGTAAAACATGTGTAATATGCTGTGAAACTAATGATGCT ggTGTTCTCACTGTCTGCAGTGTTTGCTCTGATGCTTATCATGCACTTTGCCATGCACCTCAGATACCAGATAGATTGAAAGCTTGGGATCAATGGGAATGCAATAATTGCCTTGAATCTCGACCAACTGTGATAGGGTCACCCGCCATAATACCCAGAAGCTTTGACTACAGTGGACAAAATTCACCAAATGTTGATCCTTTCTTGAAGCCACATGAACTAGATAGAGCACCATCCAAATTATCTATGGATACACCAATAGATCCAAGCATACCTGACATAACACATTGGAATACTGATGATGTTTTTGAGTACTTTTCAAAGCATCATCCTGAAGCTGCCCCTATTCTCAGAGATCAG GAATTTGATGGCCAAGCTTTAAGTATGGCATGTCGTGCTGACATTGTAAGGGGTCTGGGGTTACCTCTTGGACCTGCCCTGGCATTATATCGTATTGTGGTGAAACTACAAACAAGGAAGGATGATTGGACAATGTGTTGgggctaa
- the LOC101739754 gene encoding histone-lysine N-methyltransferase 2D isoform X2 — protein sequence MSAAIATSERRIITSAIATLIYQDQSYLENGIAFDDLIKAASDQESKYSKKQLENIVNKELSSGSLVKLPNGNLALGPADHDVDSSDSFRFESNADSNTKMTSSANSSCRSSPQRTRGRPKKRGGGVSGGHSNNTTRSTAVRVGERRKMAKKVFDPSDNNVPSKRKRGRPVGSLNKSTIKKRLMVAGHIKDDAPLSESQFSLDGSGDEIDQEDSLPHEESGGVCSVCLVQKPRGSNDRLVECRDCSNKAHISCLQSGSNILKPRPDNTWQCPHCKTCVICCETNDAGVLTVCSVCSDAYHALCHAPQIPDRLKAWDQWECNNCLESRPTVIGSPAIIPRSFDYSGQNSPNVDPFLKPHELDRAPSKLSMDTPIDPSIPDITHWNTDDVFEYFSKHHPEAAPILRDQEFDGQALSMACRADIVRGLGLPLGPALALYRIVVKLQTRKDDWTMCWG from the exons ATGTCTGCTGCAATTGCAACAAGTGAACGCCGAATTATAACATCGGCTATAGCAACACTTATCTACCAAGATCAAAGTTATTTAGAAAATGGAATTGCCTTTGATGACCTTATAAAAGCTGCTTCTGATCAGGAATCAAAGTACTCCAAAAAACAATTGGAGAATATTGTAAACAAAGAATTAAGCTCTGGTAGTTTAGTGAAATTACCAAATGGTAATTTAGCTTTGGGACCAGCAGACCATGATGTAGATAGCTCTGATAGTTTTAGATTTGAGAGTAATGCAGATTCCAATACGAAA atgaCGTCCTCAGCTAATTCTTCATGCAGATCATCTCCACAAAGAACTAGAGGACGGCCTAAAAAACGTGGTGGAGGTGTTTCTGGTGGGCATAGTAATAATACAACTCGCAGCACTGCAGTACGTGTAGGAGAACGACGAAAAATGgcaaaaaaagtatttgatCCATCAGATAACAATGTGCCGAGCAAAAGAAAAAGGGGTCGTCCTGTGGGGTCCTTGAACAAgagcacaataaaaaaaagattgatgGTGGCTGGACATATTAAGGATGATGCACCATTATCAGAAAGCCAATTTTCTTTGGATGGAAGTGGTGATGAAATAGACCAGGAAGATTCTTTGCCGCATGAAGAATCAGGTGGAGTTTGCTCAGTTTGCCTTGTACAAAAACCACGAGGATCAAATGATAGACTTGTTGAATGCCGTGATTGCAGCAACAAAGCTCATATAAGCTGTTTGCAATCAGGTTCCAATATTTTAAAACCAAGGCCTGACAACACATGGCAATGTCCTCATTGTAAAACATGTGTAATATGCTGTGAAACTAATGATGCT ggTGTTCTCACTGTCTGCAGTGTTTGCTCTGATGCTTATCATGCACTTTGCCATGCACCTCAGATACCAGATAGATTGAAAGCTTGGGATCAATGGGAATGCAATAATTGCCTTGAATCTCGACCAACTGTGATAGGGTCACCCGCCATAATACCCAGAAGCTTTGACTACAGTGGACAAAATTCACCAAATGTTGATCCTTTCTTGAAGCCACATGAACTAGATAGAGCACCATCCAAATTATCTATGGATACACCAATAGATCCAAGCATACCTGACATAACACATTGGAATACTGATGATGTTTTTGAGTACTTTTCAAAGCATCATCCTGAAGCTGCCCCTATTCTCAGAGATCAG GAATTTGATGGCCAAGCTTTAAGTATGGCATGTCGTGCTGACATTGTAAGGGGTCTGGGGTTACCTCTTGGACCTGCCCTGGCATTATATCGTATTGTGGTGAAACTACAAACAAGGAAGGATGATTGGACAATGTGTTGgggctaa
- the LOC101739612 gene encoding mpv17-like protein 2, whose amino-acid sequence MFALNLKKIKNVAIPLYRREQTRSKSLFNRGLHFLFKKNLLLTNSITSGGFMAIGDLFQQEFEFQSKLLKERYDWARAVRMFIVGTVLGPMHHYYYIYLDKVLPKNDVKTIFKKILYDETIVSPLTIVCFFYIMGTLEKKSLEKCNEEITKKFKYVYLADCLFWPPVQYINFYYLPTQYRVVYVNLATMVFNVFMSYMKHYDQHLE is encoded by the exons ATGTTCGCGctgaatttaaagaaaataaaaaacgttGCAATTCCTCTTTATCGACGTGAACAAACACGCTCAAAGTCATTATTTAACAGGGGCTTACattttttgttcaaaaaaaACCTACTTCTCACTAACAGTATTACCTCTGGTGGTTTTATGGCAATAGGAGACTTGTTTCAAcaagaatttgaatttcaatcaaAACTATTAAAAGAAAGATATGATTGGGCAAGAGCCG TTCGGATGTTCATTGTGGGTACAGTATTAGGACCCATGCATCATTATTACTACATCTATTTAGACAAAGTTTTACCGAAGAATGATGTAaagacaatatttaaaaaaatactctacGATGAAACTATAGTGTCACCATTgacaattgtttgttttttctacATAATGGGGACATTAGAAAAGAAGTCACTGGAGAAATGCAATGAAGAAAtaacaaagaaatttaaatatgtgtatttg GCTGACTGCCTCTTCTGGCCTCCAGTTCAATATATTAACTTTTATTACTTACCAACACAATACCGAGTTGTGTATGTAAATCTTGCAACAAtggtatttaatgtatttatgtcATACATGAAACATTATGATCAACATTTGGAATGA